From Paenibacillus graminis, a single genomic window includes:
- the alsS gene encoding acetolactate synthase AlsS, which yields MSTRIEDAAVKTIPKGADVVVDSLISQGVSYVFGIPGAKIDSVFDVLQDRGPKLIVCRHEQNAAFMAAAVGRLTGNPGVCLVTSGPGASNLVTGLATANAESDPVVALAGAVPRSERLKHTHQSMDATSLFEPVTKFSAEVEHPDNIAEVMANAFRDASGSPPGAAFISLPMDVLTGAAKKYDLHGFSTPQLGAAPSHLIERTAAAICKARLPVILLGMKASSAAVTHAIRNMIRENDLPVVETFQAAGAISRGLENHFMGRVGLFSNQPGDLLLQEADLVLTIGYDPVEYDPRLWNGKGSRQICHLDDRRAEIDNDYQPQIELIGNIALNVEALSLSLQGIRLPEESMATLRQLRNKLEQDGNTFHSSSPHLVHPLNFIRTLRQLISDQVTVTCDVGSHYIWMARYFRSYEPRRLLFSNGMQTLGVALPWAIAASLVRPNEKVISISGDGGFLFSSMELETAVRLHLPVIHVVWRDGSYDMVAFQQRMKYGRTSGVQFGDVDIVKYAESFGAVGLRVNRPEELKEVLQNALEQPGPVVIDIPIDYSDNIKLGEKLLPHSMN from the coding sequence ATGAGTACAAGAATAGAGGATGCTGCTGTTAAAACAATTCCTAAAGGGGCTGATGTAGTTGTCGATAGTTTAATCTCTCAGGGGGTTTCGTACGTATTCGGAATTCCTGGAGCCAAAATCGACTCCGTATTTGATGTGCTGCAGGATAGAGGCCCCAAGCTCATAGTATGCCGTCATGAGCAGAATGCCGCCTTTATGGCAGCTGCGGTAGGACGATTAACCGGCAACCCCGGTGTATGTCTGGTAACCTCGGGTCCCGGAGCCTCCAACCTGGTGACAGGACTCGCAACGGCTAACGCAGAGAGCGACCCTGTCGTGGCCCTGGCAGGGGCTGTGCCCAGAAGCGAACGGTTAAAGCATACGCATCAGTCTATGGACGCCACCAGTTTATTCGAACCCGTCACCAAATTCAGTGCAGAGGTAGAGCATCCAGACAATATAGCCGAAGTTATGGCCAATGCCTTCCGGGATGCCAGCGGCTCGCCGCCAGGGGCAGCATTCATCAGTTTGCCCATGGATGTGCTGACAGGCGCGGCGAAGAAGTATGATCTGCACGGATTCAGTACTCCGCAGCTCGGCGCTGCTCCCTCCCATCTTATCGAAAGAACTGCAGCAGCCATTTGTAAAGCCAGGCTGCCTGTCATTTTGCTGGGCATGAAGGCTAGTTCTGCGGCAGTCACACACGCAATCCGCAATATGATCCGGGAGAATGATCTCCCGGTTGTTGAGACTTTTCAAGCAGCCGGAGCCATCTCGCGCGGTTTGGAGAATCATTTCATGGGCCGTGTGGGACTGTTCTCCAACCAGCCGGGCGATCTGCTTCTTCAAGAGGCCGATCTGGTGCTCACGATTGGCTATGATCCGGTTGAATATGACCCTCGTCTGTGGAATGGAAAAGGCAGCCGGCAGATCTGTCATTTGGATGACCGCAGGGCAGAAATCGATAATGACTACCAGCCACAGATTGAATTGATCGGCAATATTGCCCTTAACGTAGAAGCTTTATCCTTATCTTTACAGGGCATAAGACTGCCGGAGGAATCAATGGCTACTCTGAGACAGTTACGGAACAAGCTTGAACAAGACGGAAACACTTTTCATTCCTCCAGTCCTCATCTCGTGCACCCTTTGAACTTCATCCGCACGCTGCGCCAATTAATCAGTGACCAGGTGACGGTAACTTGCGATGTGGGGTCGCACTATATCTGGATGGCACGTTACTTCCGTTCCTATGAGCCGCGGCGGCTGCTGTTCAGCAATGGCATGCAGACCCTTGGTGTAGCTTTGCCCTGGGCGATTGCCGCTTCACTGGTGCGTCCGAACGAGAAAGTAATCTCTATCTCAGGGGATGGGGGATTTCTCTTTTCCTCGATGGAACTGGAGACGGCTGTTCGGCTGCATCTGCCGGTTATCCATGTGGTATGGCGTGACGGCTCTTATGATATGGTCGCTTTTCAACAAAGGATGAAATACGGAAGAACCTCAGGAGTACAGTTCGGAGATGTGGATATTGTGAAATATGCGGAAAGCTTCGGAGCTGTCGGGTTAAGGGTAAACCGCCCAGAAGAACTGAAAGAGGTGCTGCAGAATGCGCTTGAACAACCGGGTCCCGTGGTAATTGATATCCCGATTGATTATTCGGATAATATCAAGCTCGGTGAAAAGCTGCTGCCTCATTCCATGAACTGA
- the rpsU gene encoding 30S ribosomal protein S21 produces the protein MSETKVRKNETIDAALRRFKRSIAKDGVLAEVKKRKHYEKPSVKRKKKSEAARKRKF, from the coding sequence GTGTCTGAAACGAAAGTTCGCAAAAACGAGACAATTGATGCTGCACTTCGTCGCTTTAAACGTTCCATTGCTAAGGATGGTGTCTTGGCTGAGGTGAAGAAACGCAAGCATTATGAAAAGCCAAGCGTAAAGCGCAAGAAGAAGTCTGAGGCTGCTCGTAAGAGAAAGTTTTAG
- the budA gene encoding acetolactate decarboxylase encodes MKNHVIYQASTMIALLSGQYDGSVSFGKLKEYGDFGIGTFHQLDGEMIAFDGGFYHLYPDGSARQVSMEESTPFSTVTFFEPDQTLRVHTPLTRSELEQVINTLLPSQNIFYAVRIDGHFREVHTRTVPHQDKPYKPFVEVTENQPSFRFSDEDGVIAGFWMPAFVQGIGVSGYHLHYINDARSGGGHVLDFIVEHCTISICSSEDFRLKLPHNDGYLKADLSTASLNEDIAAAEGSC; translated from the coding sequence ATGAAAAATCATGTGATTTATCAGGCTTCTACAATGATTGCCCTGCTTAGCGGCCAGTATGACGGATCAGTCAGTTTCGGCAAGCTGAAAGAATATGGAGATTTCGGCATCGGGACATTCCATCAGCTGGACGGTGAGATGATTGCCTTCGACGGAGGCTTCTATCATTTGTACCCGGACGGCAGCGCCAGACAGGTAAGTATGGAGGAGAGCACTCCCTTCTCTACCGTGACCTTCTTTGAACCGGATCAGACCCTGCGGGTGCACACTCCTTTGACCCGAAGCGAACTTGAACAGGTGATAAATACGCTGCTGCCGAGCCAAAATATATTTTATGCGGTCCGTATCGACGGGCATTTCCGCGAGGTGCACACACGCACTGTTCCGCATCAAGACAAACCTTACAAGCCCTTTGTTGAAGTGACGGAGAACCAGCCGTCGTTCCGTTTCTCTGATGAAGACGGAGTGATCGCCGGCTTCTGGATGCCAGCGTTTGTCCAGGGGATCGGAGTATCGGGATATCATCTGCATTATATTAACGATGCCCGCAGCGGAGGAGGACATGTTCTAGACTTTATAGTGGAGCACTGCACGATATCGATTTGCAGCAGTGAGGATTTCCGGTTGAAGCTTCCGCACAATGATGGTTATTTAAAAGCCGATTTATCTACTGCTTCACTCAATGAAGACATAGCAGCCGCCGAAGGTTCCTGCTAA
- the yqfC gene encoding sporulation protein YqfC: protein MTRIGRRLRGWTNGVLDLPQDVLQELPRITLIGNKELYIENHRGVLHFSSEQLRLALVNGSLEISGEGLVIRNILGQELAVEGIIGEIRYKGSEENS, encoded by the coding sequence ATGACCCGTATTGGCCGCAGGCTGCGGGGATGGACAAACGGGGTACTGGATCTTCCGCAGGATGTGCTGCAGGAGCTGCCCCGAATCACCCTGATCGGCAATAAAGAGCTGTATATTGAGAACCACCGCGGCGTGCTGCATTTTTCTTCCGAGCAGCTGAGGCTTGCGTTAGTGAACGGCTCGCTGGAAATCTCCGGCGAGGGGCTGGTGATCCGGAATATTCTGGGCCAGGAGCTGGCCGTAGAGGGGATTATCGGGGAGATCAGATATAAGGGAAGCGAGGAGAACTCATGA
- a CDS encoding histidine triad nucleotide-binding protein, which yields METVFSKIIEGSIPSKKVFENERILAFYDIEPAAPVHVLIIPKKFIASMNDVAPEDLPLIGEIHAVAQQIAVELGIADSGYRLINNCGPDSGQAVPHLHYHLLGGAKLGALVGNSTSHA from the coding sequence ATGGAAACCGTGTTTAGCAAAATTATTGAGGGTTCAATCCCTTCCAAGAAGGTCTTCGAGAATGAACGGATTCTGGCTTTCTATGATATAGAACCTGCAGCCCCGGTTCATGTGCTGATCATTCCCAAGAAGTTCATTGCTTCCATGAATGATGTTGCACCAGAGGACCTGCCGCTGATCGGCGAGATTCACGCTGTGGCACAGCAAATTGCCGTAGAGCTCGGGATTGCGGACAGCGGGTACCGGCTGATCAATAATTGTGGACCGGACAGCGGACAAGCCGTGCCTCATCTCCATTATCACTTGCTTGGCGGTGCCAAATTAGGCGCACTTGTCGGTAACTCGACATCCCACGCCTGA
- the floA gene encoding flotillin-like protein FloA (flotillin-like protein involved in membrane lipid rafts), translating into MVEASTITILLIAVVVIIVLSVFFSFFPVMLWVSAWAAGVRISIITLVAMRLRRVTPSRIVNPLIKATKAGLGVNINQLESHYLAGGNVDRVVNALIAAQRADIPLEFTRAAAIDLAGRDVLLAVQMSVNPRVIETPIVAAVAKNGIEVKVKARVTVRANIDRLVGGAGEETIIARVGEGIVTTVGSSSTHKDVLENPDSISRTVLSKGLDSGTAFEILSIDIADVDVGKNIGAYLQTEQAEADKRIAQAKAEERRAMAVAHEQEMKARVVEMKALVVESESQVPLAMAEALRSGKLGVMDYMNLKNIEADTQMRGSLGKLNDGDDSNRPTNK; encoded by the coding sequence ATGGTTGAAGCGTCTACAATTACTATTTTGCTGATCGCAGTTGTTGTGATCATCGTGCTGAGTGTGTTTTTCAGCTTTTTCCCGGTTATGCTATGGGTTTCAGCTTGGGCTGCGGGTGTAAGAATCAGTATCATAACCCTGGTCGCGATGAGACTGCGGCGGGTTACGCCAAGCCGGATCGTCAATCCGCTGATCAAGGCTACTAAGGCGGGGCTGGGTGTGAACATCAATCAGCTAGAGAGCCATTATCTGGCGGGCGGGAATGTCGACCGGGTCGTCAATGCGCTGATCGCTGCGCAGCGTGCCGATATTCCCCTGGAATTCACGCGGGCTGCAGCAATTGATCTGGCCGGACGTGATGTACTGCTGGCTGTGCAGATGAGTGTTAATCCACGGGTCATTGAGACGCCGATAGTAGCTGCTGTAGCCAAGAACGGCATCGAGGTTAAGGTGAAGGCCAGAGTGACTGTACGGGCCAATATAGACCGTCTCGTCGGCGGTGCCGGTGAAGAAACGATTATCGCCCGTGTCGGCGAAGGGATTGTAACAACCGTAGGTTCTAGCAGCACCCATAAAGACGTACTGGAGAATCCCGATTCCATCTCGCGGACTGTTTTGTCCAAAGGGCTTGATTCCGGTACCGCTTTTGAAATTCTCTCCATCGATATAGCTGACGTTGATGTGGGCAAGAACATCGGGGCCTACCTGCAGACTGAACAGGCTGAGGCGGACAAACGCATTGCCCAGGCTAAAGCTGAAGAGCGCAGAGCGATGGCGGTTGCGCATGAACAGGAGATGAAAGCCCGTGTCGTTGAGATGAAGGCGCTTGTCGTCGAGTCCGAGTCACAGGTGCCGCTGGCTATGGCGGAAGCGCTGCGTTCCGGCAAGCTTGGGGTCATGGATTACATGAACCTCAAAAATATTGAAGCCGACACCCAAATGCGCGGTTCGCTCGGCAAATTAAATGATGGTGACGACAGTAACCGTCCGACCAATAAATAA
- a CDS encoding NfeD family protein yields MKKIRKMAAAGISILLLVLFLLPFAGAASADQTAPRAAGTASAVPKSGPVFIIPVDQEIERGLQSFLTRGFQEAANYGAVLILLEIDTPGGLVSSAEQIGMMVRDSTIPTAAYIKGDAASAGSYIALNAGSIIMKPGSMIGAASLVDGKGDSVDDAKLVSYWKSKMVGAAELNGRDPEIAAGMMDKNIVVNKPELGVNKAQGQIIALSSDEALKAGYADSIAGTPEEAIASLGYATDDIFRVEHTGAEKMSHFLTNPIVMTILLFIGIAGIVIEMLVPGFGVPGIIGTLAFALYFFGNYVAGFAGSETWLLFILGLVMLVLELFVPSFGILGLLGSVLLVAGVVRAAYSYTHALFSLGIAFAAAAVVIAIVAVTFKERGIWNRFILQDSLTKEQGFVPVLEKLSLVGASGISITPLRPAGTASLNGERVDVVTEGSFIAAGVSISVIKVEGGRVVVKETAE; encoded by the coding sequence TTGAAAAAAATTCGTAAAATGGCTGCAGCGGGTATTTCCATACTTTTACTGGTGCTGTTTTTGCTGCCTTTCGCGGGTGCGGCAAGCGCAGACCAAACTGCACCGCGTGCAGCGGGAACGGCTTCGGCAGTGCCTAAAAGCGGTCCTGTATTCATCATACCTGTTGACCAGGAGATCGAGAGGGGGCTGCAGAGCTTTCTTACGCGCGGGTTTCAGGAGGCGGCGAACTACGGAGCCGTTCTGATTCTGCTGGAAATTGATACCCCAGGGGGTCTTGTAAGCTCCGCCGAGCAGATCGGCATGATGGTGCGCGACAGTACAATTCCGACCGCTGCCTACATTAAAGGCGATGCGGCTTCTGCAGGCAGTTACATTGCGCTGAATGCGGGCAGCATCATCATGAAGCCGGGCAGCATGATCGGCGCGGCTTCCCTGGTGGACGGCAAAGGCGACAGCGTGGACGATGCCAAGCTGGTATCCTACTGGAAATCAAAAATGGTCGGTGCCGCTGAGCTGAACGGGCGTGACCCGGAAATAGCCGCCGGAATGATGGACAAAAATATTGTGGTGAACAAGCCTGAACTTGGTGTGAATAAGGCACAGGGCCAGATCATCGCGCTTAGCAGCGATGAAGCGCTCAAAGCCGGTTACGCGGACAGCATTGCCGGTACACCTGAGGAGGCCATCGCCTCGCTGGGGTATGCTACAGACGACATTTTTCGAGTAGAGCACACCGGTGCGGAAAAAATGTCGCATTTTCTGACGAATCCGATTGTGATGACGATTCTGCTCTTCATAGGTATAGCGGGAATTGTCATCGAAATGCTGGTGCCGGGCTTCGGTGTACCGGGGATCATTGGCACATTGGCTTTCGCGCTGTATTTCTTCGGCAACTATGTGGCAGGATTTGCCGGTTCCGAGACCTGGCTGCTGTTCATCCTGGGACTTGTCATGCTGGTTCTGGAACTGTTTGTCCCGAGCTTTGGCATACTTGGACTGCTTGGTTCAGTACTCCTCGTTGCAGGTGTGGTAAGGGCTGCTTACAGCTATACGCATGCGTTATTCAGCCTGGGCATTGCTTTTGCCGCAGCGGCAGTGGTTATTGCGATCGTAGCGGTCACTTTTAAGGAGCGGGGGATCTGGAACAGGTTTATTTTACAGGACAGTCTTACCAAGGAGCAGGGATTTGTTCCTGTGTTGGAGAAGCTAAGTCTAGTCGGAGCCTCAGGCATCAGCATCACGCCGCTCCGCCCGGCCGGAACGGCCAGCCTGAATGGTGAGCGGGTGGATGTGGTTACTGAGGGTTCTTTTATTGCCGCAGGGGTTTCCATTTCAGTGATCAAGGTCGAAGGCGGACGTGTGGTCGTGAAAGAAACTGCGGAGTAA
- a CDS encoding GatB/YqeY domain-containing protein, which produces MNLSERLNEDMKQAMKSKDKFTLSTIRMVRSTIKYLEIDLKRTLDDNEVLDILSREIKQRKDALQEFESAGRDELAASTKAEIEIIMKYLPDQLSEEEIKVIVQQTIQETGASSKSEMGKVMSALMPKVKGRADGKLVNQAVLQFLQ; this is translated from the coding sequence ATGAATCTTAGCGAACGATTAAACGAAGATATGAAGCAAGCGATGAAGAGTAAGGACAAGTTCACACTCTCCACGATTCGAATGGTTCGTTCTACAATAAAGTATCTTGAAATAGATTTGAAGAGAACATTAGACGACAACGAAGTGCTTGATATCCTTAGTCGTGAAATCAAACAGCGCAAAGATGCCCTCCAAGAATTTGAATCAGCGGGTCGCGACGAGCTTGCCGCGAGTACGAAGGCAGAAATCGAGATTATCATGAAATACCTTCCAGATCAGCTTTCCGAAGAAGAAATTAAAGTAATTGTACAGCAGACCATCCAGGAAACCGGTGCTTCTTCGAAAAGTGAAATGGGTAAGGTGATGAGCGCACTGATGCCTAAGGTAAAAGGTCGCGCCGATGGTAAACTCGTGAACCAGGCGGTTCTGCAATTTCTGCAATAA